One Fusobacterium russii ATCC 25533 genomic region harbors:
- a CDS encoding amidohydrolase family protein → MKILIKNGLLIDKQNMLNKIADILIEDNRIIEISDYLDYSVDQYIDAKNCIVVPGLIDHHTHLYPFIKKGIPAESVCFSSGVTTAVDAGSLGCENFEDVINFLDYTRLGIKLYLNVSSLGLSTLPNLEDLNPKNFNFKKIQKLFKKYPEELIGLKVRMSKDIVGELGYEVLKEIKKIARKISQPLMVHSTDPPGPIKNMLNLLEKGDILTHMYQKSPFTIINQNSVDSSVYEARKRGIIFEAADARAHFSFEIAKKAIKEKYFPDIIATDLTAFSMYQRPTAFNMLMQISKYENLGMEFSEVIKCCTTNPAKLLGLRNEIGALKVGYKADIAILKKIYCDMEFGDRPYNYLEKNILKGKFVYNSMMTIKNGEIVYRDILF, encoded by the coding sequence ATGAAAATACTTATAAAAAATGGTTTATTAATAGATAAACAAAATATGCTGAATAAAATAGCTGATATTTTAATTGAAGATAATAGAATAATTGAAATTTCAGATTACTTAGATTATTCTGTTGATCAATATATAGATGCGAAGAATTGTATAGTAGTACCCGGTTTAATAGACCATCATACACATCTTTATCCTTTTATAAAAAAAGGAATTCCAGCAGAAAGTGTTTGTTTTTCTTCAGGAGTAACAACTGCAGTTGATGCAGGAAGTTTAGGATGTGAAAATTTTGAAGATGTAATAAATTTTCTAGATTATACAAGATTAGGTATAAAATTGTATCTTAATGTAAGTTCATTGGGTTTATCAACACTTCCTAATCTGGAAGATTTAAATCCCAAAAATTTCAATTTTAAGAAAATACAAAAATTATTTAAAAAATATCCAGAAGAATTAATAGGTTTAAAAGTAAGAATGAGTAAGGATATTGTTGGAGAATTAGGATATGAAGTTTTAAAAGAAATAAAAAAGATAGCAAGAAAAATATCTCAGCCATTAATGGTGCACAGCACCGATCCACCAGGGCCTATAAAGAATATGTTAAATTTATTAGAAAAAGGCGATATACTAACACATATGTATCAAAAAAGTCCTTTTACTATAATTAATCAAAATTCTGTAGATAGTTCTGTTTATGAAGCTAGAAAGAGAGGAATAATTTTTGAAGCAGCGGATGCCAGGGCACATTTTTCTTTTGAAATAGCTAAGAAAGCAATAAAAGAGAAATATTTTCCTGATATTATAGCAACAGATTTGACAGCGTTTAGCATGTATCAAAGACCAACAGCATTTAACATGTTAATGCAGATATCTAAATATGAAAATTTAGGTATGGAATTTTCAGAAGTAATTAAATGCTGTACAACGAATCCTGCGAAACTTTTAGGTTTAAGAAACGAAATAGGAGCTTTAAAAGTAGGTTACAAAGCCGATATTGCAATTTTAAAAAAAATATATTGCGATATGGAATTTGGAGATAGACCCTATAATTATTTAGAGAAGAATATTTTAAAAGGTAAATTTGTTTACAATTCTATGATGACAATAAAAAATGGAGAAATTGTTTATCGAGATATATTATTTTAA
- a CDS encoding hydroxyacid dehydrogenase has product MGWKILLPQDILADGRKYLEERGHELIMATGLDVESICRDIKGIDAMIVRTAKIPAKVIEAADKLKVIVRHGAGYDTVDLEAAKKKGIKVLYCPHANSVSVAETVLFNMLYCSRNYNVVRREYIDNYYDAKMKTPKYELEGKILGLISCGRIGSIVAEKCMKGFNMKVLAWDPYKPEDSFPEGVKVVKDKDIIFKEADFISIHSPLTSETKEFIGKREFEMMKPTAFLINTSRGMVINEKDLYEACKNNIIAGAGLDVLQEEPVNKNNPILYLDNVVVSPHIGAATKEASARASLHAAQGIHEVYEGKKPTWPVPGFENI; this is encoded by the coding sequence ATGGGCTGGAAAATTTTATTACCACAAGATATTTTAGCGGATGGAAGGAAGTATTTAGAAGAAAGAGGCCATGAATTAATAATGGCGACTGGCTTAGATGTTGAATCCATATGCAGGGATATAAAAGGAATAGATGCAATGATAGTTAGAACAGCAAAAATTCCTGCTAAAGTTATAGAGGCAGCGGATAAATTAAAAGTAATTGTAAGACATGGGGCAGGTTATGATACAGTGGATTTGGAAGCTGCTAAAAAGAAAGGTATAAAAGTTTTGTATTGTCCACATGCAAACAGTGTTTCTGTTGCTGAAACAGTATTATTTAATATGTTATACTGCTCAAGAAATTATAATGTAGTTAGAAGAGAATATATTGATAACTATTATGATGCAAAAATGAAAACTCCTAAATATGAATTAGAAGGAAAAATTTTAGGTTTAATTAGTTGTGGAAGAATAGGAAGCATTGTAGCGGAAAAATGTATGAAGGGATTTAATATGAAGGTTCTTGCTTGGGATCCTTATAAGCCTGAAGATAGTTTTCCAGAAGGGGTAAAAGTAGTTAAAGATAAAGATATAATATTTAAAGAAGCTGATTTTATTTCTATACATAGCCCCTTAACTTCTGAAACAAAAGAATTTATTGGGAAAAGAGAGTTTGAAATGATGAAACCAACTGCATTTCTTATAAATACCTCAAGAGGAATGGTAATAAATGAAAAAGACTTATATGAAGCATGTAAAAATAATATCATTGCTGGAGCTGGCTTAGATGTGTTGCAGGAAGAACCTGTAAATAAAAATAATCCTATACTTTATCTGGATAATGTTGTAGTTTCTCCACATATAGGTGCAGCTACAAAAGAAGCTTCAGCAAGAGCTTCTTTGCATGCGGCACAAGGAATACATGAAGTCTATGAAGGTAAAAAACCTACTTGGCCTGTTCCAGGTTTTGAAAATATATAA
- a CDS encoding tripartite tricarboxylate transporter permease, producing MILEALSLVLNPICLMLILLGVIVGIIFGSIPGLSATMAVVLFLPMSFGMSPMNGISLLVGLYLGGISGGLISAILLKIPGTPSSISTVFDGGPMADKGEAGRALGIGILYSFLGGMISILALIFVSPYLAAITLKFTPVEYFSIALFSLTIIASLSGNSLINGLLSGLFGIALALVGMAPIDALTRFTFGHYQLLSGFDIVVILIGVFAVTDIIMSGYERKHLADKMEKKSFQLKGFGISLKEFKEQTMNLIRSSLIGIGIGILPGIGGSTAGLLAYTAQKNSTKYPEKFGTGIIDGIIASETSNNAVIGGSLIPLLTMGIPGNTVTAIFLGGLTIHGISPGPLIFDKSGQYVYGIFIALIIANLFMLIFERAGLRIFVKLLDVPKHILLPIIMVCCVVGAYSSNSRIFDVWCVLAFGIMGLLFKKFKIPTTPLIIGFILGKMAEENLRRALQASDGNLTVFFTRPISLVFLIVALVSITLTVKNKGK from the coding sequence ATGATTTTAGAAGCTTTAAGTTTAGTACTAAATCCTATTTGTTTAATGCTTATTTTACTAGGTGTAATTGTAGGAATAATTTTTGGATCTATTCCTGGCTTGTCAGCAACAATGGCAGTAGTATTGTTTTTGCCAATGTCATTTGGAATGTCTCCTATGAATGGAATTTCACTTTTAGTAGGTTTGTACTTAGGGGGAATTTCAGGAGGACTTATTTCTGCAATACTTTTAAAAATACCAGGGACACCTTCTTCTATATCAACAGTATTTGATGGTGGACCAATGGCAGATAAGGGGGAAGCAGGAAGAGCATTAGGGATAGGAATTTTATATTCTTTTTTAGGTGGTATGATAAGTATTTTAGCATTGATATTTGTATCACCCTATTTAGCAGCAATAACTTTAAAATTTACACCTGTAGAATATTTCTCAATTGCTTTATTTTCATTAACTATTATAGCAAGCTTATCAGGAAATTCTTTAATAAATGGTCTTCTGTCAGGTTTGTTTGGAATAGCACTTGCCTTAGTTGGAATGGCACCTATTGATGCTTTAACAAGATTTACTTTTGGTCATTATCAACTACTTTCAGGATTCGATATTGTAGTTATTTTAATAGGTGTATTTGCTGTTACTGATATTATAATGTCTGGTTATGAAAGAAAACATTTAGCTGATAAAATGGAAAAGAAAAGTTTTCAATTAAAAGGTTTTGGTATAAGTTTGAAAGAATTTAAAGAACAAACTATGAATTTAATCCGTTCTTCATTGATAGGAATAGGTATAGGTATTCTTCCAGGAATCGGTGGTTCAACAGCAGGTTTGCTTGCATATACAGCTCAAAAAAATTCAACAAAATATCCAGAAAAATTTGGTACCGGTATTATAGATGGTATTATTGCATCTGAAACTTCTAATAATGCTGTTATAGGAGGTTCGTTAATTCCTCTTTTAACCATGGGAATTCCAGGAAATACAGTGACAGCAATATTTTTAGGTGGACTGACTATACATGGAATATCTCCAGGTCCTCTTATATTTGATAAATCTGGTCAATATGTATATGGTATTTTTATTGCACTTATTATTGCAAACCTTTTTATGTTAATTTTTGAAAGAGCAGGTCTTAGAATCTTTGTAAAATTATTAGATGTGCCTAAACATATTTTACTTCCTATTATAATGGTTTGCTGTGTGGTAGGAGCATACTCAAGTAACTCACGGATTTTTGATGTTTGGTGTGTATTAGCATTTGGTATAATGGGTCTTTTATTTAAAAAATTTAAAATTCCAACAACTCCATTAATAATAGGCTTTATTTTGGGGAAAATGGCAGAAGAAAACTTACGTAGAGCTCTTCAGGCAAGTGATGGAAACTTAACAGTATTTTTTACAAGACCAATTTCATTAGTGTTTTTAATTGTAGCATTAGTTTCAATTACATTGACAGTTAAAAATAAAGGAAAATAA
- a CDS encoding tripartite tricarboxylate transporter substrate binding protein produces MKKLFTSLLLTILFFGGCKKENAAKTGNVNWPTKAVTVTLPYNAGGDTDTYARLMSRKLEEKFGQPFVVVNMTGGSGIVAAKTIMAAKPDGYNILFNHTGASLVQEATGTADFSYTDDFSNVATIAQDNTYVLIAKKGKWDSLEKMIKEAKENPNKIRYSQVFGSVTHYVASKIENTMGISLNKLDVGTGAAERLAAFMGDQIDLLAVNYINIKDYVEKGDFVILGVCSEKRNKGMESFPTFKEQGYDIVTTKNYEIKFPKGTDDAIVEKLSLAIKEITEDNDFREQLTKYYAIPFYRDAETTNKEDRAEVEKLREYFK; encoded by the coding sequence ATGAAAAAGTTATTTACTTCTTTATTGCTAACAATTTTGTTTTTTGGTGGTTGTAAGAAGGAGAATGCAGCAAAAACAGGAAATGTGAATTGGCCAACTAAAGCAGTAACTGTTACATTACCATATAATGCTGGAGGAGATACAGATACTTATGCGAGGCTTATGAGTAGAAAGTTAGAAGAAAAATTTGGTCAACCTTTTGTTGTAGTCAATATGACAGGAGGTAGTGGAATAGTTGCTGCAAAAACAATTATGGCAGCAAAGCCAGATGGATACAACATATTATTTAATCATACCGGAGCATCTTTAGTGCAAGAGGCAACAGGAACAGCGGATTTTTCATATACAGATGATTTTAGTAATGTAGCGACTATTGCACAAGATAATACATATGTGTTAATAGCTAAAAAAGGAAAATGGGATAGTTTAGAGAAAATGATAAAGGAAGCAAAAGAAAATCCAAATAAGATAAGATATTCACAAGTTTTTGGCAGTGTAACTCACTATGTAGCATCAAAAATAGAAAATACAATGGGAATTAGCCTAAATAAATTAGATGTAGGAACAGGTGCCGCTGAAAGATTAGCAGCATTTATGGGAGATCAAATTGATTTATTAGCAGTAAACTATATTAATATTAAAGATTATGTAGAAAAAGGGGACTTTGTAATATTGGGAGTCTGTTCAGAAAAAAGAAATAAAGGAATGGAAAGTTTTCCTACATTTAAAGAACAAGGGTATGATATTGTAACTACAAAAAATTATGAAATTAAATTTCCTAAGGGAACTGATGATGCAATAGTTGAAAAATTATCATTGGCAATAAAAGAAATAACAGAAGACAATGACTTTAGAGAACAATTAACAAAATATTATGCAATTCCTTTTTATAGAGATGCTGAAACAACAAATAAAGAAGATAGAGCAGAAGTTGAAAAGTTGAGGGAGTATTTTAAATAA
- a CDS encoding RraA family protein, which translates to MSVGKRIFLKRDLPSQDLINEFKKIPAANIADVMERNCAMSPRIKLVSSPKKMVMAGPALTVKVRAGDNLALHAALNIAQEGDVIVVSNEGDNTRALMGEIMMAYLCYYKKIAGIILDGPIRDIAEIKTWDFPVFATGTTPGGPYKEGPGEVNVPIACGEVSVNPGDIIVADADGIIVIPKRDGDNILIEAKKVQANDAAKAQAAKTGSANRNWVAKLLDEKKFEFIDEVYK; encoded by the coding sequence ATGTCAGTAGGAAAAAGAATATTTTTAAAAAGAGACCTTCCCAGTCAAGACTTGATAAATGAGTTTAAAAAGATACCAGCAGCAAATATAGCTGATGTTATGGAAAGAAATTGTGCAATGAGTCCAAGAATTAAACTTGTCAGTAGTCCTAAAAAAATGGTAATGGCTGGACCTGCATTGACAGTTAAAGTAAGAGCAGGGGATAATTTAGCTTTACATGCAGCCTTAAATATAGCACAGGAAGGAGATGTAATTGTAGTTTCTAATGAAGGAGATAATACAAGAGCACTAATGGGAGAAATTATGATGGCATATTTATGTTACTACAAAAAGATTGCAGGAATAATTTTAGATGGCCCAATTAGAGATATAGCAGAGATAAAAACATGGGATTTCCCAGTTTTTGCAACAGGAACTACACCTGGTGGACCATATAAAGAGGGCCCTGGAGAAGTTAATGTTCCTATAGCATGTGGAGAAGTAAGTGTAAATCCGGGTGACATAATTGTTGCAGATGCAGATGGAATTATAGTTATTCCAAAACGAGATGGAGATAATATTTTAATTGAGGCTAAAAAAGTTCAAGCAAATGATGCAGCAAAGGCTCAAGCAGCAAAAACAGGTAGTGCAAATAGAAACTGGGTAGCAAAATTATTAGATGAGAAGAAATTTGAATTCATAGATGAAGTTTATAAATAA
- a CDS encoding Cof-type HAD-IIB family hydrolase: MQYKLVICDMDGTLLTSKHTISEYSRNIISKLNEKGIIFVIATGRPYLDANFFKNQLGLKSFLITSNGAVAHNEKDEEIISEKISWEHVNRILDFEVNKEDYHRNIYKNNNWYIEYKIEGLDEFHAESGFPYQIENFNKFKNDDITKFFYLGHSEKIQILEHRLKDEFSKDLTITISSSFCIELLRKGTNKGNTVKKIAEYLNIPLENTVAFGDGLNDYEMLSSVGKGFIMENANTRLKEKLPHLEVIGNCDEDGVAKKLEELFLINKNNN; the protein is encoded by the coding sequence ATGCAATATAAATTAGTAATATGTGATATGGATGGCACTTTACTCACTTCAAAACACACAATATCAGAATATAGCAGAAATATTATTTCTAAATTAAATGAAAAAGGAATAATTTTTGTAATAGCAACTGGAAGACCTTATTTAGATGCTAATTTTTTTAAAAATCAATTGGGTTTAAAATCATTTTTGATAACATCAAATGGAGCAGTAGCACATAATGAAAAAGATGAAGAAATAATATCAGAAAAAATCTCTTGGGAACATGTCAATAGAATATTAGACTTTGAAGTTAATAAAGAAGATTATCATAGAAATATTTATAAAAATAATAATTGGTATATAGAGTACAAGATTGAAGGTCTTGATGAATTTCATGCAGAGTCAGGCTTTCCATATCAAATAGAAAATTTTAATAAATTTAAAAATGATGATATTACCAAATTCTTTTATTTAGGACATTCTGAAAAAATTCAAATTTTAGAGCATAGGTTAAAAGATGAATTTTCTAAAGATTTAACTATAACAATATCTTCATCTTTTTGTATAGAGCTTTTGAGAAAGGGTACAAATAAAGGGAATACAGTAAAGAAAATAGCTGAATATCTTAATATTCCCTTAGAAAACACAGTAGCTTTTGGAGATGGTTTAAATGATTATGAAATGCTATCTTCAGTTGGAAAAGGTTTTATTATGGAGAATGCAAATACTAGATTAAAAGAAAAACTACCTCATTTAGAAGTCATAGGAAATTGTGATGAGGATGGAGTTGCAAAAAAATTAGAAGAATTATTTTTAATAAATAAAAACAATAATTAA
- a CDS encoding tripartite tricarboxylate transporter TctB family protein produces the protein MTNRTRDIFCSLLFLVIGILLFQQSLKIVPIMEKDIGSGFMPKLIAISLILISLIKLILTFLHKESEEKAKEDLDNMGGILTIGALLFYVLTFEILGFIFSTAIYLFLQITILSNEKNRRLFLFLGISVGVSITIYMLFVYVINRPLPVGILGF, from the coding sequence ATGACTAATAGGACAAGGGACATTTTTTGTTCATTATTATTTTTAGTTATTGGTATTTTATTATTTCAACAATCTTTAAAAATAGTGCCTATAATGGAAAAAGATATTGGTTCGGGTTTTATGCCAAAGCTTATAGCTATATCATTAATTTTAATTTCTCTAATCAAATTAATTTTAACTTTTCTTCATAAAGAAAGTGAGGAGAAAGCAAAAGAAGATTTGGATAATATGGGAGGCATATTAACTATAGGAGCTCTCTTATTTTATGTATTAACCTTTGAAATACTAGGATTTATATTTTCTACTGCAATTTATTTATTTTTACAAATAACTATATTAAGTAATGAAAAAAATAGAAGACTATTTCTATTTTTAGGAATTTCTGTTGGTGTATCTATAACTATTTATATGTTATTTGTATATGTTATCAACAGGCCTTTGCCAGTAGGAATATTAGGTTTTTAA
- a CDS encoding LysR family transcriptional regulator gives MNLISLYYFVELAKELHVTNTSQRLYISQQNLTQHIQRLEQHYGVLLFNRKPKLSLTYAGEQLLIVANKILTEERDIINQFSSISKSGIGRLRLGIPSYRANICLPKILPKFYQKWPNIKIQITDQSSDKTEKMLFDNELDLFIGIKYKDDPRLNTTTLLNDHIYVAVSDELLEKYYPNSFMELKKKVETGVEVKEIAKLPFLLQKGASRLRKTIDECFKNHNIQPNIFLEATTTELLFALFPSDYGAIFCTQMRLNILKGISPNVNAFPLKSNKELIQHRLVLAYHKEISLPEYLIDFINITKEAFKEII, from the coding sequence ATGAATTTAATCAGTTTATACTATTTTGTAGAATTAGCTAAAGAATTACATGTTACAAATACTTCACAAAGATTATATATAAGCCAACAAAATCTTACACAACATATACAACGTTTAGAGCAACATTATGGTGTCCTGTTATTTAATAGGAAGCCTAAACTTTCCTTAACTTATGCCGGTGAACAGCTCCTTATAGTTGCCAATAAAATTTTAACTGAAGAAAGAGATATTATTAATCAATTTAGTAGTATTTCTAAAAGCGGAATTGGAAGACTTAGACTGGGAATTCCTTCATACAGAGCTAATATTTGCTTGCCAAAAATTTTACCAAAATTCTACCAAAAATGGCCCAATATAAAGATACAAATAACTGATCAGTCTTCTGATAAAACTGAAAAAATGCTTTTTGACAATGAATTGGATTTATTCATTGGAATCAAATATAAAGATGATCCTAGACTAAATACAACTACTCTTTTAAATGATCACATTTATGTTGCTGTTTCTGATGAGCTCTTAGAAAAATATTACCCTAATTCTTTTATGGAACTTAAAAAGAAAGTAGAAACAGGAGTGGAAGTAAAAGAAATAGCCAAGCTTCCTTTTCTTTTACAAAAAGGAGCTTCCAGACTTCGAAAAACTATAGATGAATGTTTTAAAAATCACAATATTCAGCCTAATATTTTTTTAGAGGCTACTACAACAGAACTTTTATTTGCACTTTTTCCTTCCGATTATGGTGCTATATTTTGTACTCAAATGAGGCTAAATATTCTAAAAGGAATTTCTCCTAATGTTAATGCCTTCCCTCTAAAATCAAATAAAGAGCTTATACAACATAGATTAGTATTAGCTTATCATAAAGAGATTTCTTTACCTGAGTATTTAATTGATTTTATTAATATAACTAAGGAAGCTTTTAAAGAGATTATATAG
- a CDS encoding NAD(P)H-dependent flavin oxidoreductase has product MLKIGNVEIEVPIFQGGMAIGISMSNLASAVSNEGGLGLIAGTGLSKLELKKQIEDAKSKLIDAKKVLGVNIMFAASNFMKLVDAAIEGGVDFIVFGAGFSRDIFEYVKGTKTQAIPIVSSLKLAKIAEKLGAPAVIVEGANAGGHLGTELDSWDIVPEIAQNISIPVIGAGGIMTPEDAKRMLSLGAVGIQMGSRFVASKECEVSQFFKEMYTKLKEGDIVQIMSSAGLPANAIISPYAKKVIDEVTEFPKNCFACLKKCTKKFCVNERLVMAHDGNLEEGIFFAGRDAWKIKEILSVKEIMDRFKKVFE; this is encoded by the coding sequence ATGTTAAAAATAGGAAATGTAGAAATAGAAGTACCAATTTTTCAAGGAGGAATGGCTATAGGAATATCTATGTCAAATCTAGCCTCTGCTGTAAGTAATGAGGGAGGGCTGGGGCTAATAGCAGGAACTGGACTTAGTAAATTAGAGTTAAAAAAGCAAATTGAAGATGCAAAAAGTAAATTAATAGATGCTAAAAAAGTTTTAGGTGTAAATATAATGTTTGCTGCAAGCAATTTTATGAAATTAGTAGATGCTGCAATTGAAGGTGGAGTTGATTTTATAGTTTTCGGGGCTGGTTTCTCAAGAGATATTTTTGAATATGTTAAAGGAACTAAAACACAAGCTATTCCAATAGTTTCTTCATTAAAACTTGCAAAAATTGCAGAAAAATTAGGTGCTCCAGCTGTAATTGTTGAAGGAGCAAATGCTGGTGGGCACTTAGGAACTGAGCTTGATTCTTGGGACATAGTTCCTGAAATTGCTCAAAATATTTCTATCCCTGTTATAGGAGCTGGAGGAATTATGACTCCAGAGGACGCAAAAAGAATGCTTTCTCTAGGTGCTGTTGGTATACAAATGGGAAGTAGATTTGTTGCTTCTAAAGAATGCGAAGTAAGTCAGTTTTTTAAAGAAATGTATACAAAACTTAAAGAGGGGGATATAGTACAGATAATGAGCTCTGCTGGTCTTCCTGCAAATGCAATAATAAGCCCTTATGCTAAAAAGGTTATCGACGAAGTTACAGAATTTCCTAAGAATTGCTTTGCATGTTTGAAAAAATGTACAAAAAAATTCTGTGTAAACGAAAGACTTGTAATGGCACATGATGGAAATTTAGAAGAAGGTATTTTCTTTGCAGGTAGAGATGCTTGGAAAATAAAGGAAATTTTATCTGTAAAAGAAATTATGGATAGATTTAAAAAGGTTTTTGAATAA
- a CDS encoding B12-binding domain-containing radical SAM protein, producing the protein MYDLYDFPLYRPPSEAYSLIIQITLGCSHNRCTFCSMYKDKKFVIKPIEEIKKEIDTFRAIYKNRPVDKIFLADGDALVVPTKILVEILDYIKIVFPECQRVSVYGTAIAIHQKSIEELKLLYERGLTLVYLGVESGDDEALKFIKKGIKAEKIVELSKKIMSTGIDLSITLIAGLLGKYQDNKSHAINTAKIIQDISPKYASILNLRLYEGTELYRLMQEGKYDYLEGVEVLKEMKLTLASMDKNKFTRKVIFRANHASNYLNLKGNLPDDIDRMISEIDNAIENEAINVNNYRFL; encoded by the coding sequence ATGTATGATTTATATGATTTTCCTTTATACAGACCACCTAGTGAAGCATATAGCTTGATAATTCAAATAACATTAGGCTGTTCACATAATAGGTGTACATTCTGCAGTATGTATAAAGATAAAAAATTTGTTATAAAACCAATAGAGGAGATAAAAAAAGAGATAGATACTTTCAGAGCTATTTATAAAAATAGACCTGTAGATAAAATATTTTTAGCTGATGGTGATGCACTTGTTGTTCCAACAAAAATTCTTGTAGAGATTTTAGATTACATAAAAATAGTATTTCCAGAATGTCAAAGAGTTTCTGTTTATGGTACTGCGATAGCCATTCATCAAAAAAGCATAGAGGAGTTGAAATTACTTTATGAGAGAGGTTTAACTCTTGTCTATTTAGGGGTTGAAAGTGGTGATGATGAAGCACTCAAATTTATAAAAAAGGGAATTAAAGCAGAAAAAATAGTAGAATTATCAAAAAAAATAATGAGCACAGGAATTGATTTATCAATAACTCTTATAGCAGGACTTTTAGGAAAATATCAAGATAATAAAAGTCATGCAATAAATACAGCGAAAATAATTCAAGATATATCACCTAAATATGCAAGTATATTAAATTTAAGGCTATACGAAGGAACAGAGTTGTATAGACTTATGCAAGAAGGAAAATATGATTATTTAGAGGGTGTGGAAGTTCTTAAAGAAATGAAATTGACTTTAGCAAGTATGGACAAAAATAAATTCACAAGAAAAGTCATATTCAGAGCCAATCATGCATCTAATTATTTAAATTTGAAAGGAAACTTACCTGATGATATAGACAGAATGATAAGTGAAATAGATAATGCAATAGAAAATGAAGCAATAAATGTGAATAATTATAGATTTTTATAG